A stretch of DNA from Magnetococcales bacterium:
TATGAAACCTTCCGGGCCATGGCGGACGGCCTGCGGGAATTTTTCAGCACCCATGGACCGCAACCCCTGTTCGTGGTGGTTGGACGGGGTGGACCCAACCTGGTGCGCGGTTTGGGGTATCTGCGTGACGTCCTGGATGCGATGGGTCTCCCCTATCGCATGTTCGGGCACGATTCGGCCATGAGCGAGGTGGTGAATTTTGCCCAGGCCGTGGATACGTGGATGTCCAAAGGCGGACGGCAACAAATCGCCCGCAAACTGGGAATCACCAATTGATCGGAGCCGCTCCCCCGATCCGGGGGGCCAACGCAGGGGGTCGAGATTTGCCATGAACCAGCAGCTCAACTTTGAATTGAACAAAGGTTACAACTATATGCAGGCCAAGGGAGAGATCAAGTTCCCCTATTATGTAGGAATTCACTCCCTGATGAGCATTGCCACCCGCGAAGACCGGGTCTGTGTGCTGAACATCCTTGGAGGGGAGAGCCGCACGGTCACTCCCACCAGCCATGTTTATTCCGGCGGCAATGTGGTCTGCGGCACCATGCCGGGCCGCGGCGGCGAAGTGATGAAAACCGCCATTGGCAACATACCCGTCTACCACAGCGTCCTGGAAGCCCTGGAAGCCGGCCACCGTTTCAACGTAGCCGTGGTCTATGTCCCACCCTCCGGGGTGCGGGATTCGGTCATCGAGGCGGTGCGGGTCAATCCAGAGCTGAAAAAAGTCGTCATTCTCACCGAGAAGGTCTCGGTCTCCCACTCCCGGATGATCCGTCAGTATTGCCAGCAGCGCGGCGTGGATGTGTTTGGCGCCAACTGCCTGGGTGTGGCCGATGCCCATCAACACGTGCGCATTGGTGGCGCTCTGGGCGGCACCGCCCCGGAAGAGTCCCTGGTGCCCGGGTCCGTCGCCATCTACTCCAACTCCGGAAATTTCACCACCACCATCGCCACTTACCTCCTGACCGGGGGTTGGGGTACGACGGTCTCCCTCTCCTCGGGCAAGGATATCTACATCCACTTTGCCGCCCCCGAGTTCACCTACGCTTTCCACAACGACTATCGCAGCCAGGCCGCCGTGATGTACATCGAACCAGGCGGTTACTACGAACTCGACATCTCCTTCAAAAAACCGGTCGTGGCCTGCATCGTCGGGCGCTGGAAAGCCAAGCTGACCCGGGCCTGCGGTCATGCCGGCGCCATTGCCGGTTCGGGTGACGACGCCGCCGCCAAAGAGAAGTGGTTCATGAACAAATTCGGCGTCGATGACATTTATACGCCGGAAAACCGCATCTTCTCAGCCGAAGGAGCGGTCGTCACCAACATTGCCCACATTCCCCTGGCCCTGACCGACGTCATGGCCAAACGTGGCATCAAACCGGACTTCCCGCCCCGTGGTTCGTTGGAGTTGAAACCCTGGTTCGGCAACAATCAGGGCCTGGAGCTGCCTGCGGAACTGGATCTGCCCATCGTCAAGGCCATGACCCCCTACGATCAACAGATCGAAGTCCTGACCCGACAACTGGGAACGGTCTTCCCAAGACAGAACCTGAAGGATTGCTCCGGCGCCTCCCGCATGGATGCCAAGACCCAGGTGAGCAAGATCCATGGTATCAGCATCCTGGATGCCTCAACCAAAACCCTGGAGGAGAATCTGGTCCTTTCCCTGATCCGGGAGTACCCGGATGCCACCGGGGCAGCCTTGGCCAATGTGATCCTGAATGCTTTTGTTAATCAGAGCGGCACGATTGCCCTGGCCGCCGCCGATGCCGCCCGCGAATCTGGCAACAGCCCCAATACCGTTCTCTCCGCAGCCGTCACCCAGGTCGGTCCCCGCGTTGTGCAGGGAGCCCGGGATGCCGTCAAGGCCCTGGTGGAGCTGTTCGGCAACACAGCATTGGAGAACCCCGCCCAGCGCGGTTTCGACTTTGGCCCGCAGTTGGAACGAGCCAGCAACAACCCGGCACTGCGGGAGACCTTCATCCCCGCCAACCGGCAAGACCGGCGCGTCCACGGCATGTTGCAGGCCATGGAAGCCCGGGGCATAGGGTCGGTGTTCGTCGATTTTGTCAAAGCCATCGCCGAGCGCAACGGATCCTATCCCACCGACATGACCATCCTGGCTGCCGTCACCTGTCATCTGGCCTGGGTGCCCCTGTTGCACAAGCGTCTCTCCCTGATCACCCTCAACAACATGCCCTGGCATTTTCTTGTCTTCAGCACCCTGGTAGGCTGTACCGTCCCTCAATCCCGCCAACCCGATGCCGATCATTTCAGCGGCGTCAGCATGGGCGAACTGATGAACAGCTGGAGCTTCTCCGAGACCGCCTTCCTCGCCCTGTTCGACCATCGCCCCAACAGCAGCGAGTTGTATTCCTTCTCCGTGTTGTTGGGCCTGATCATTACCAACGGCCCAGGAACCATCTCGGCCCAGGGCGCCAAGGGAGCCGTCAGCGCCGATGGCCCGGAGATGCAGGACCGTATCCAGGTCAACAAGGGCTACATCGGCTTCATGACCCACACCGGATATGCACACGGCGGCAACGGCTACGAAGCCATCGCCTTCCTGCTCGACTGCTTCCGCAAGAGCGGTCTTACCGATCCGACCAATCCCAACCACGGCCTGGATCTGGATGCCCTGGCCATGGAACAGGCCAAAGCCTACGGCTCCTACAAAAAGAAAGCCAAGGCCGAAGGCAACCTGAACTATGGCAAGGTTCCCTGCGTCAACCATCCCATCTTCAAAGGCAAGGAGGTCAACTACGACCCCCGGGAAGTGTTCGTGGCGGATCTGTTCAAGCAACGCAACGAATACAACATTTTCCACGACTTCTACCACAAGCTGGTGCAGGCCCTTTTCAAGGCGGGCGTCAGCAAGAACGTCTACTGCGTCAACGTGGACGCCGTTATCGCCGTTCTCCTGCTGAAAATGTTGTGGAAGCCTTTCATCGATGGCCAGATCAACGACAGCACCATGGAGAGCGCGGCTTTCACGACTTTCCTGTTCGGACGCATGATCGGCAGTGCTGCCGAAATCGATGACCACACCAACCGGGGCCGCAACATGGATACCCGGACCGCCGCCAGCCAGTGCAGCTTTGCCGGTTGAGCAAGGCGTCACATAACCTGATTGTCGTTCATTTTCACTTCCGGCGGCGCCCAACAGGGCGCCGCTTTTTGTTTCGGCTCAATATGGATTCCGATGCAAGTGGATTTCTGCGGACATTCTGGGATATGCTGATACACAGGAGGAGTGGAAACATGACGACGATCACCTCTGATACCTTGAAATTCGTGCGCCGTCTCAAGGATGCTGGCATTCCTGAGAATCAGGCTGAAGCCATATCCGAAGCCTTCAAGGGGGCGCACGAATCGCGATCGGATGAATTGGCTACGAAGGAGGATTTACTTGATGTTCGTCGCGACTTGAAGGAACTGGAACTCCGTATGACCATCAAGCTTGGCGCCATGCTTCTTGCTGTTGTTGGCCTTGTGGTCACAGCCAACCGACTTTGGCCGATTCCGGTACAATATGTTTCGGCCCCGCATGCCAGCCAGGAAATGCGCCTACCTCCACCAGCACGTTGATTTTCCCGTACCAGGCGGTTCGTGCGCATACTGCGCTCCAGGTACGCAGCATGTGCGCATTGTGCCATCCTCCTACCTCGGGAGGTTCGGCCATGACCACGATGATCTCAGAAGTCTACGATGCGTTGATATCCGCAGGAGCAGATGACACCAAAGCCCGTAGCGCTACCGAGGCCATTGCCAAACATGACGCCAACATTGTCGACGGCAAGGCGCGTCTGGTGGTCATTCAATGGGCTGTCGGTTACTTGGTTGCGGCAATTACAGCCTTGGTTATCAAGGCTTTTACTTGAAATTTACCCTCTGCCATCTTCCCGGATCTGTCTCTTCAGCCCAAATTTTGTATTTTTCTGATCACATCACGTCAGGGCTGGGTTTCCTGTCGAACGAGGGTGGCACAGGCAGTGCGCCAAGAGCGAAATGGCTCGGCAGTTTGCACGCCCCCTGTCCAGACTCACCCGCCCAAGCATGGAGTTGTCACGATGAACAGCGACGTCGGAAATTTGACCCATTCCCTCGATATGATCAACAAACTCCAGCAAGAAATGACTCAAAGTACAGGCGCCGGCGGGGGAACGTTCATGGGGTATTCCATGACCGCAATAGCCGCTTCCCTGTTTTTCAGCCTCATCGGTCTGATTTTTTTCCGTTATGGAAGAAACAACGGCCCCACCAGTACAACTATTTATGGAATCCTTTTGATGGTCTATCCATATTTTGTCACCGACACAACCTACATGATCGCGATTGGTATCGTGCTGTGTATTTTGCCGTTCGTTTTAAAATTTGGCTGAAAAAAGGGCGCCAAAGGGGTACCTGGGCAGCTACTCCTTTTTTTGCGGCGCCAGGACCATCCCCAACGAGGTGCTTTGTTTTCGCAACCGTTCCCGGTGCATCTGTAGCCACTGAATGGCAACCACCGAGGTGGCATTGTTGATCTTGCCCGCATGAAGCTGCTCCTCGACGGTTGCATAGGGCAGGAGATAAAGGCGGATGTCTTCATTTTCCTGGGCCAATCCACCACCGCCCACGGGTGGCGTGTGGCTGTTGAACACCCCCATGAAGAGGTGGATGGCTTCGGTGCTGCTGTTGGGCGCGAGGTAAAACCGGGTGATGGGATAGAGCGAGATGAGGTCGATGCCGGTCTCCTCCCGGGTTTCGCGGCGGGCGGCAACTTCCGGATCGGCATCGGCGCCATCCATCAGGCCAGCCACCACTTCCAGCCACCACCCCTTGGTTTCATTCAAAAAAGGTCCGAGGCGAAACTGGCTGATCATCCCCACCACGTCAGCGAGAGGGTCGTAGAGAAGCACCGCAACAGCATTGGGCCGTCGCATGGCTTCCAGGACCACATCGCGGCTCATGGTGCCGTCAAACCGTTCGTATTGCAGGCGAATTTGTTGCAAGCGAAAGTAGCCGTGGTAGGCGTCGCGGGTATCGAGAATTTTGACTTTCATGGGGGGACCGTAGATTATTAAAAAACTGGGATGGAGGTCCAGGAGGAAGGGCTGCGCCCTTCCTCCTGGTGGAGTCCGGGGCAAAGCCCCGAAAAAAAATGATTGAAAAACTGGGATGGAGATCCAGGAGGAAGGGCTGCGCCCTTCCTCCTGGTGGGGTCCGGGGCAAAGCCCCGACAAAGGTTTTCAGGCCTTGATCATCGTTTCGGCCAACCTGTCCAAAAGATTCCGCAACCTACTCGATTTCATACGTATATACAATATGTTGCATACGAATCGGATGGACGTCACCATCCCAGTGGCCGAAACGATGATCAAGGCCCGTCTTTTCTCCACTTGCGAAAATGATAATAAACCGCATCCCATGGTGGAAAATCATGCGGCAGCATCCTCCATTGGCACGCAGTCCGTATCAGGTAGAAAATGGCGTTCAAAATCTCACGCATGCTATGTTCCAAGGGGTGTCCGCGCTTCCTCTTACCCGTGGAGGGGCAAAAAATTGGCTCAAGATAACTCCATTCTGGATCGCTCAAATCCGTTGCATAGGGCTTCCGTTCCATCGGACGTTCTCCAATCTTGCTGGCTTAAGGAAAGATTGGATTTCATCAATATTTTTGTCAAAATTCAAATGGTTGTTTGAATGGAAGAAACAACGACTCGGAATTCCCCAACAGACTCTAAGAGAAACCCAGCGGCGGACGGTACAACCATAACAGGAAAATAACGAGCTTTGCACCTTACATGTTGCAACCACTCAATTCGCCCCCACAGCTTCTATCAACCGCCTGATGCTCTCGGCCATGTCACTGGGTTCCTCCACCCGTTGTTTAAGAAAATTCCTTATAGGTCCAATCAGTTGAATGGCCCGATCAATTTGTGGATTGCTGCCGGCGGCATAGGCGCCGATGTTGATCATATCCTCGGCCCGGCGATAGGTGGCCAAGACCTCCCGAAGTCGGCCTGCGGCGTTTTTTTGCGCCTCGTCGGCCAAGTCGCCCATCAAACGGGAGAGGGAGGCCAAAATATCGATGGGGGGATAATGATTTTGTGCCGCCAAATCCCGGGACAACATGACATGTCCGTCCAAAATACCGCGTACTGCGTCCACAATGGGATCCTGTACGTCATCCCCTTCCATCAACACCGTATAGAGTCCTGTAATGCTGCCTTCTCCCTGATCACGACCAGCCCGTTCCAGCAATCGGGGCAGCAACATGAATGTGGAGGGGGGGTAGCCACGGCTTGTCGGTGGTTCACCGCGCGCCAATCCCACCTCGCGCTGTGCCATGGCCAGACGGGTCACGGAATCCATGAGCAGCAGGACATCTTTTTGCTGGGCGCGGAAATATTCTGCAATCGCCGTGGCCAGGAACGCCGCCCGCAAACGCAACAAGGGTGGCTGATCCGAAGTCGCTACCACCACCACCGATCGGGCGCGCCCCTCCTCACCCAATACGCTCTCCAAAAATTCCACCACCTCGCGCCCACGCTCCCCAACCAGGGCAATGACATTGACATCAGCCGACGTATAACGCGCCATCATGCCCAGAAGGGTACTTTTGCCCACACCGGAACCGGAAAAGATACCGATGCGCTGTCCACGTCCCACAGTCAGCGTGGCGTTGATGGAACGGACCCCCAAATCCAAAGGCTGATCGATGCGCCGCCGCATGACCGGGTTGATCGGTTCGGCATGCAACGGAACCGACTCCGTAAAACGCGGCAAGGGGTGGTTATCCAGTGGTTCTCCCAAAGGACCGATGACCCGGCCCAACAACCCCCCTCCCACCGCCACGCGCTCCGCACGTCCACGCGAGGTGATACGGCTGCCAGGATGGATTCCTTTGATCTGTCCCAGCGGCATCAACAAAACGGCTCCGCCACGAAATCCCACCACCTCCGCTGGCAAGGGCGTTCCATCTTCGGTCTCCACCTCGCACATCTCACCAATGGAAACGATGGGACCGGCCCCCTCGATCAACAACCCCACCACCTGGGTTACACGCCCCAGGCGGTGCGTTCCGAGCTTCTCCCGCGCCTGCGCCCGATAATCGGCCCACGGCAACTGCAAGGGCATATTCATTCCTTTCCCGTCCCCTCCTCTTCCAGGGAGATCGCAGCAGCAGACGGAATCTCCTTTCCACCCATCCCGGTTCCGGCGGTCTCGATTCTCTCCCCATGGGCCATCTCTTCCGTGTGGGCCTTCACCTCTGCACGCACCTGGCTGGAAGCTTCCGCTCCAAGCTCCACCGCCAAACCCAAAGTCTCTCCGTTTCCGGCTGCGGATTCCCTCTCCCACAACCTCTCACGCAGGTGGGAACGCAGCGCAGTCTCGATCTCCTGCAATTGCAATTTCAGATCGTGTTCCACGCCGCCCACGGAACTTTCCAGACGAAACGACCCGGGAGAGATGCTCTCATCCGCCTTGATCTGCAACTTTTTGAACGAAGGAACCCGTTCCAGATAAATCGCGTCTTCGGGCGCCACGCAAAGCGTCATCTCTTTTTGTCCATCCAGATGCTGCAAAGCTTTGCCGATGCGTCGCACCAACCCCTCGGGATCGACGTGCAGTTCATATCCCAAAATTTCACGCACCAGGAGGATGGCCGTCTCCACGATAAGCTGTTCCGCCTCGGCGTAGAGGCGGGCTGGCAGCACCTCCAACCCCCGCAACAAATTTTCCAGGCGTGGCAAAACCAGGGAGAGCTCCTGTTCCATCTGCTGGCGACCCATCTCCAAACCAGCCTTTTCCGCTGCGGAGAACACTTTCCGGAATGTCTCCCGCTCCACGTTCTCCTGCCGCCGCAAGGAGACCTCCTCCGGAGGAATGACGACTTCCAGGGCTTCCTCCTTGGGGCTCTCCTCTTCCACCTTTTCCTGGTGTCTGGGTACCCGTCCATCGGGGGCAACGCGCGTAAATTTCCCGGCATCGGCTCGGGGCACACGGGCCACCAGGTCGGCAAAGCGCACCACCTGCAAGGCGTCGCCTACATTTTCACTCAAAATGACTTCACAATGAACGGCCTGTCCCATATGCCACACGGCTCCTGAAAAAGTTACCCCTACAGAACCACATCCTCGGAGCCCTTGCCCAGGATGACGATTTGACCATCCGCCTCCAACTGGCGGGCAATTTTGAGGATACCCTGTTGGGCAGACTCGACATCCGTCACCTTGACTGGTCCGAGCATTTCCAAATCTTCCCGCATCATTTCCGAGGCCCGTTCCGACATGTTGCCGAAGAACTTCTCCTTGAGCCGATCGTCAGTGCCCTTGAGGGCCTTCAGCAACTCGTCATTGGCAATTTCCCGCAGCAGAACCTGGAAGCTGCGATCGTCCATAAGGAGAAGATCCTCAAACAGGAACATCTCTTTGCGGACCTCCTCGGCCAGGGGATTATCCTCCTCGTCCAGATAGGCCAAAAGCTTGTCGGAGACATCCCGGCCCATCAGGTTGAGAATATCCGCCACCTTGCGCACGCCACCGCCACCCTCTTGGGAATACATGCCGCGCGAGGCCCCCAGGGCATCCAACTCCGCCAACAGCGACTCTTCGATGTCCTCCATCGCCCCCGGCGGCAGATTACCTAGTTTGGCCATGCGCAACACCACCTCCTGTTGCACATCGGAGGGGAGATAGTCGATGACATACGACGCCTGA
This window harbors:
- a CDS encoding integrase; the protein is MTTMISEVYDALISAGADDTKARSATEAIAKHDANIVDGKARLVVIQWAVGYLVAAITALVIKAFT
- the fliG gene encoding flagellar motor switch protein FliG; protein product: MATNTKENTTTEAPPARRPRGKTRLSGKEKAAVFVLSLPDEDSKTLLKGMSEDEMRELSRTIARMGQMPQEVVREVREEFLLRFENTSMDVRGGMQKVKDLVNRVLGKDEARKLLKELQQGPKTTPWEVLNEMEPTLVANFLANEHTQSIAVVLSQMETDQASYVIDYLPSDVQQEVVLRMAKLGNLPPGAMEDIEESLLAELDALGASRGMYSQEGGGGVRKVADILNLMGRDVSDKLLAYLDEEDNPLAEEVRKEMFLFEDLLLMDDRSFQVLLREIANDELLKALKGTDDRLKEKFFGNMSERASEMMREDLEMLGPVKVTDVESAQQGILKIARQLEADGQIVILGKGSEDVVL
- a CDS encoding FliI/YscN family ATPase, which translates into the protein MPLQLPWADYRAQAREKLGTHRLGRVTQVVGLLIEGAGPIVSIGEMCEVETEDGTPLPAEVVGFRGGAVLLMPLGQIKGIHPGSRITSRGRAERVAVGGGLLGRVIGPLGEPLDNHPLPRFTESVPLHAEPINPVMRRRIDQPLDLGVRSINATLTVGRGQRIGIFSGSGVGKSTLLGMMARYTSADVNVIALVGERGREVVEFLESVLGEEGRARSVVVVATSDQPPLLRLRAAFLATAIAEYFRAQQKDVLLLMDSVTRLAMAQREVGLARGEPPTSRGYPPSTFMLLPRLLERAGRDQGEGSITGLYTVLMEGDDVQDPIVDAVRGILDGHVMLSRDLAAQNHYPPIDILASLSRLMGDLADEAQKNAAGRLREVLATYRRAEDMINIGAYAAGSNPQIDRAIQLIGPIRNFLKQRVEEPSDMAESIRRLIEAVGAN
- a CDS encoding CoA-binding protein, with the protein product MNQQLNFELNKGYNYMQAKGEIKFPYYVGIHSLMSIATREDRVCVLNILGGESRTVTPTSHVYSGGNVVCGTMPGRGGEVMKTAIGNIPVYHSVLEALEAGHRFNVAVVYVPPSGVRDSVIEAVRVNPELKKVVILTEKVSVSHSRMIRQYCQQRGVDVFGANCLGVADAHQHVRIGGALGGTAPEESLVPGSVAIYSNSGNFTTTIATYLLTGGWGTTVSLSSGKDIYIHFAAPEFTYAFHNDYRSQAAVMYIEPGGYYELDISFKKPVVACIVGRWKAKLTRACGHAGAIAGSGDDAAAKEKWFMNKFGVDDIYTPENRIFSAEGAVVTNIAHIPLALTDVMAKRGIKPDFPPRGSLELKPWFGNNQGLELPAELDLPIVKAMTPYDQQIEVLTRQLGTVFPRQNLKDCSGASRMDAKTQVSKIHGISILDASTKTLEENLVLSLIREYPDATGAALANVILNAFVNQSGTIALAAADAARESGNSPNTVLSAAVTQVGPRVVQGARDAVKALVELFGNTALENPAQRGFDFGPQLERASNNPALRETFIPANRQDRRVHGMLQAMEARGIGSVFVDFVKAIAERNGSYPTDMTILAAVTCHLAWVPLLHKRLSLITLNNMPWHFLVFSTLVGCTVPQSRQPDADHFSGVSMGELMNSWSFSETAFLALFDHRPNSSELYSFSVLLGLIITNGPGTISAQGAKGAVSADGPEMQDRIQVNKGYIGFMTHTGYAHGGNGYEAIAFLLDCFRKSGLTDPTNPNHGLDLDALAMEQAKAYGSYKKKAKAEGNLNYGKVPCVNHPIFKGKEVNYDPREVFVADLFKQRNEYNIFHDFYHKLVQALFKAGVSKNVYCVNVDAVIAVLLLKMLWKPFIDGQINDSTMESAAFTTFLFGRMIGSAAEIDDHTNRGRNMDTRTAASQCSFAG
- a CDS encoding NUDIX domain-containing protein translates to MKVKILDTRDAYHGYFRLQQIRLQYERFDGTMSRDVVLEAMRRPNAVAVLLYDPLADVVGMISQFRLGPFLNETKGWWLEVVAGLMDGADADPEVAARRETREETGIDLISLYPITRFYLAPNSSTEAIHLFMGVFNSHTPPVGGGGLAQENEDIRLYLLPYATVEEQLHAGKINNATSVVAIQWLQMHRERLRKQSTSLGMVLAPQKKE
- a CDS encoding transposase produces the protein MERKPYATDLSDPEWSYLEPIFCPSTGKRKRGHPLEHSMREILNAIFYLIRTACQWRMLPHDFPPWDAVYYHFRKWRKDGP
- a CDS encoding DUF1640 domain-containing protein translates to MTTITSDTLKFVRRLKDAGIPENQAEAISEAFKGAHESRSDELATKEDLLDVRRDLKELELRMTIKLGAMLLAVVGLVVTANRLWPIPVQYVSAPHASQEMRLPPPAR